A part of Fusarium oxysporum Fo47 chromosome III, complete sequence genomic DNA contains:
- a CDS encoding domain of Kin17 curved DNA-binding protein-domain-containing protein yields the protein MPKAEVGSTKYVANRMKAKGLQRLRWYCQVCEKQCRDANGFKQHTMSESHVRQMLLVGEDPKKYIKSYTQQFQADFLQLLRTGHGEKPVHINHFYQEYIRNKEHVHMNSTSFASLTEFAKHLGREGICRVEENDKGIHIAWIDRSPEALRRQEALRRKEAQDQGNEEIEQRMIREQIKRAQATAGSREEEKEEDNEARELKRQEGEKIKLSFGAKPAASEKKSSESPVPDTTTPEAESSKTADTSTDKGKEPEAAPAKPSGFGGISMKLGGKPQTKNVFAQAKKNAFSSGSKKPAKIEQPKKMSEAERIMKEEMEKKRSRESAGFSFGMGSGKKQRNN from the exons ATGCCAAAGGCCGAGGTCGGTTCAACGAAATACGTCGCAAACCGCATGAAGGCCAAGGGCCTTCAACGTTTGAGATGGTACTGTCAAGTTTGCG AAAAGCAATGCAGAGATGCAAATGGATTTAAACAGCATACG ATGTCGGAATCTCACGTTCGGCAAATGTTGCTTGTCGGCGAAGACCCCAAGAAATACATAAAATCGTACACGCAGCAGTTTCAGGCAGactttcttcagcttctcagGACCGGTCATGGTGAAAAGCCAGTACATATCAACCATTTTTATCAAGAGTACATACGAAACAAGGAACACGTACATATGAATTCTACCTCTTTTGCTAGCTTAACGGAATTCGCGAAACATCTTGGCCGCGAGGGAATTTGCCGCGTCGAAGAAAACGATAAGGGTATTCACATAGCGTGGATAGACCGGTCTCCAGAAGCCCTAAGACGACAGGAAGCATTAAGACGCAAAGAGGCCCAGGATCAAGGCAACGAGGAGATAGAACAGCGAATGATTCGGGAGCAGATTAAGCGAGCACAAGCTACCGCCGGCAGTcgggaagaggagaaagaagaggaCAATGAAGCTCGAGAGCTAAAGCGACAAGAAggcgagaagatcaagcTCTCATTTGGAGCGAAGCCAGCTGCTTCTGAAAAGAAGTCATCAGAGAGTCCGGTGCCAGATACAACAACTCCTGAAGCAGAATCTTCAAAGACAGCAGACACAAGTACGGACAAAGGCAAAGAGCCGGAAGCAGCGCCAGCAAAGCCCAGTGGATTTGGAGGTATCTCAATGAAGCTTGGCGGAAAGCCTCAGACCAAGAACGTTTTCgcccaggccaagaagaatgCCTTCTCTTCAGGATCGAAGAAACCAGCCAAGATTGAACAGCCAAAGAAAATGAGCGAGGCTGAACGTATaatgaaggaggagatggagaagaaacGATCAAGAGAGTCTGCTGGTTTCAGCTTTGGGATGGGCTCTGGTAAGAAGCAGAGAAACAACTGA
- a CDS encoding mRNA splicing protein YJU2: MSERKVLQKYYPPDFDPSALQRRRGPKNAGPRIQQVRIMCPFTMRCTRCGAFSNRGLKKNARKETPPDEKYLGIQIVKLSFRCSSCSSEIIIKTDPKNQDYVVVSGAVRNNEPWRNRAAEEESVEQRLDRLEREEAEAAGEEELDKMEELEAKNQDAQREMAAADALDEIRHRNARINRSEKEGVDFVDTIVRTEDEERERQEKEDEEAAKAAFAAARAQVESSAKVAEPEETPIEPQAPAPTFKRAVKKKKDHAAALGLKKKSS; this comes from the exons ATGTCGGAACGCAAAGTACTACAGAAATACTACCCTCCCGACTTTGACCCGAGCGCTCTTCAGCGTCGTCGTGGTCCCAAGAACGCTGGACCTCGCATTCAGCAGGTTCGCATAATGTGTCCA TTTACTATGCGATGCACACGATGCGGCGCCTTCTCAAATCGCGgtttgaagaagaacgcTCGCAAGGAGACTCCGCCGGACGAAAAGTACCTAGGAATACAGATCGTTAAGCTCAGTTTCCGGTGTTCATCCTGCAGCTCGGAGATCATCATTAAGACCGACCCAAAGAACCAAGACTACGTTGTTGTCAGTGGAGCGGTGAGGAACAATGAGCCGTGGAGGAATCGCGcggctgaggaagagagcgTCGAACAACGTCTGGACAGGTTGGAGAGAGAGGAAGCAGAAGCCGCGGGCGAGGAAGAATTggacaagatggaagagcTGGAAGCCAAGAACCAGGATGCTCAACGAGAAATGGCCGCTGCCGATGCCTTGGACGAAATCCGACACAGAAACGCTCGCATCAACCGATCCGAGAAAGAAGGTGTGGATTTTGTAGATACTATCGTACGaacagaagacgaagagagAGAACGACAGGaaaaggaagatgaagaagctgccaagGCGGCATTCGCTGCGGCACGAGCTCAGGTAGAGAGCTCTGCGAAGGTTGCCGAACCAGAAGAAACACCTATTGAGCCGCAAGCCCCAGCGCCAACCTTTAAGAGGGCGgttaagaagaagaaggaccaTGCAGCTGCTCTGGGACTCAAAAAGAAATCGTCATGA